In the genome of Hyphomicrobium sp. ghe19, the window GGTTTGGCGCGGGCGCTGAGGGCCGCTATTGCTCTCGACCCGCGGCAGGCGGGCCGTATCCCGTCGACGAAGGGCATGCTGCAAGGCTGAGTTCCGGCGAAGCCTTCCGCAGCATTGGCTCCTGTCGGCAAGAGTCGATGGACCAAGGAGTTTTGAGTTCCGTGGCGACCTATACCGTGCACGAACCCCCCGTTTCCGATTCCGACCGGGTCGACCGCGCTGTCGAGCTGGCGTTCGTGAAGGACGGGTTTTCCTGGCTGACGGCCATTTTTCCGCCGCTCGGGTTTCTCTCCCATGGCCTATGGCTGATGGCGATCGCTTATCTCGCCGGAACGGGCCTTCTCAGTTACGTGCTGGCCCAGGCCAAAGTCGACCCCGACTGGATCGGCCTGATCATCCTCATGATCAATATCTATCTCGGCTTCGAGATTTCGACGCTCAGGCGCTGGATGCTCGATCAAAAAGGCTGGCGCATGCTTGGCGTCGTCAACGGACGCTCGATCGCGGAGTGCGAACGGCGCTTCTTTGAGAGCTGGTTGCCCGATCAGCCGGTCATTCAGAGCGATACACCGAAGGCGCCGGGCAATCCCCCCGCGCAAGGTGGTTCACGCTTCTGGCCTTTCGGGGCGGGGGCTTGAGGCCGCAGCGCTAATGCAGAACGTTGTCATCATCGATTACGGGTCGGGAAATCTTCACTCGGCCGCAAAAGCTTTCGAGAGCGCTGCTCGGGATAGCTTCACTCCATCCAAAATCGTCGTTAGTCCGCGGCCGGAGGACGTGCTCGCCGCCGATCGCATCGTGCTGCCGGGTGTCGGCGCCTATGGCGACTGCAAACACGGTCTCGAGCGCGTTGCGGGATTGATCCCGGCTCTCGAAGAAGCTGTCCGCCGAAAGGGCCGGCCGTTTCTTGGCATCTGCGTCGGCATGCAGCTCTTGAGCGAGCGCGGCCTCGAGTTCGTCGAGACGCCAGGTCTCGGCTG includes:
- a CDS encoding DUF2628 domain-containing protein; the protein is MATYTVHEPPVSDSDRVDRAVELAFVKDGFSWLTAIFPPLGFLSHGLWLMAIAYLAGTGLLSYVLAQAKVDPDWIGLIILMINIYLGFEISTLRRWMLDQKGWRMLGVVNGRSIAECERRFFESWLPDQPVIQSDTPKAPGNPPAQGGSRFWPFGAGA
- the hisH gene encoding imidazole glycerol phosphate synthase subunit HisH encodes the protein MQNVVIIDYGSGNLHSAAKAFESAARDSFTPSKIVVSPRPEDVLAADRIVLPGVGAYGDCKHGLERVAGLIPALEEAVRRKGRPFLGICVGMQLLSERGLEFVETPGLGWIKGEVRAIEPKDPALKIPHMGWNTLNVVSPHALLEGIPTGSNGWHAYFVHSFAMVPKERRVVVAETDYGGAITALVADGNIAGTQFHPEKSQKLGLKLIANFLGWKP